TCATAAGCTATGTATGTCTGTCTAGTTTATCCTTGAATGCGTTTATGTATGTTATTGAAACTTAAAATGCCATTTTACTTCATGGCAGCTTTACATCCATACACAAAAACTGTTGGTCAATGTTACCCAGATATGACAGGCTTTCGCAAACATCTTGAAACATATCTTAAAGTAAAGtaatttatttctaaaaaaacaTGGAACGCAACAAATTTATTACAAGCTATCCATTTCAgttattcatttcaaaatatcaagTTTGAGTGtggaaattcaaaatatatacgTTCTTTctcttatctttttttttcattataggGACATGATTTTACACATACCTTAGGTTTTATATGATCATTTTCTCACAATAGCATGTACATTATATCAACCAACctatttgaattgaaattagGGAAGAAATAAGGAAATTTTGATAACAATAACCGTTGGCAAAACTGTTGTTATCCCCTCCGGTTTTAGGCCCTGAATTCGAGAGATGTAAAGACATTGATATTTAATGTATCTTTAAACAACAAACTTAAGACTATAAACAGTACAACgcaaaacaaagaaatgtaaactttttaaaaataagataaaataaatagcATAATAGTTCCAAACAGTTTAAAGTACAAAATTTTGATACGTCGATTGGATTAAAGGTTATACGAtactaatatatatttaaacgaTCAATATCGGCAGATTtgccaaaaaaataaaaactcaaCATGAATTTTACTTATTGGGGAGTAGTGTTGTAAATATGAAAACCTTTATTCCCCTCCCTCTCGGCAAGCATGTTCCCTTAACCCCTATCTAATGTTGGGTATAAATTCACcatcattaaatatatacaaatataagtTTTCTGCTATATTAATACATGAACAAGACCGACTCTAGAGTTcttcatttagttggttgttccctttATTGCGAGCAAACATTTAAAGATTGTGAATTATTTGTGCTAGTATATATTTAGCCAATCAAGATATTTCTTTTACATGTCAAAATTGGTGAAAGGTTGGTTAACACATACATTTTCCTTCtgcatatcaaataatttaatgaTCAAATCTACCATGTAACCTCCGCGTGACGTTCTCATATAATATGGAGATAGGTCCACAAGTTTAGTGTGATCGCATCACATAATAATAGTTTCATATTGAAATAAAGTTCACATGATGTCTTATATCCAGCGATATTCCCCGTGCAAGACTTTGCATATCTCGCTAGAACAATATGCCATGGATCGATTGTCAAGCCACTTTAGCCGAAAATACATTGTCTACAATTATATGACTtaattttgtccacactgttaatcatttaaaaaaaaaatgtcatatgtataatcTTAtagcaaatatttaaaaaaaaattgaaatccggGAAAAGAGCATTTCCGAGGCTGAAATGTAGCGAGAAAGGATTTTTGTAAACTAACATATATTCTATAAAATTAGtgtatttttataatttcattttccctaacataacaaaaaaaactaacaaCTAGATAAGATCTTGGGTGAAATAGGtggtttcatttttaatatcagaaatgAGATACTAATTGGAATTGTTTTGTCGTTAGTAAATCAAACTCtaaagatacaaattaagattatccTTTCCTCTTCGGTAGATAAAAGCAATTTGTAATTGAATTTATGTAGATTAAAGAGCGAAGCAGAATTACAtgtgatattgaaataaaataaactaaaactaAAAAGAATGCCAACACCAGAAAGGCTTCAATCTAAAGTTTGACCAATCAAGCCACTTTATTTTGTTACCGTGACAAAAagtatttcaaaactgttaCTATCGTTTTCGGCATACCTCATAacccatatgtaccaatttttcacttttctaaaagtatatataaatctCGACAAACAAGAGTAGCTCATTTtgtaaccatggaaaccaaGCATTTCGAAAGTGTTCCTATGTTATTCggcatatatactttataaccctatataccaattttcacttaaatatGACATTATCTTAATTTCAGCAAGGCAGAGGCCtacattttgttaccatggctaCCAATACTTTCGAAACTGTTACCGTTATGATTAGCATCTACAATTATTACTAAAAAGACTAATGTTCTCTTGAATTGGACTCAACAATCTTCAATGGAAATGTTTAGCTTGGTATGTTAACAAAACAGAGTTATGTTGCTACCTGCACTCGCTATgtttaaatcatcaaaaaacTGTTTTCCCGAATTTCATTTTGGAACTAATTTACACACAGACAGAGAATGTCCATAGAGTATCTTTAATGTGAGGCAAAATTGTGGACATCTCCTTTAATAGGATGAAATGAGATGACGAAGAGCAATATTTCGTTTTCCATTTTTCCCAAAAgaataatgttttgttaaaataattattgaaagTTCCCCTACGTTTCCGAAACGgcctgttttattttttaaaatgaaatgtaaaacgaaattgataattttatagagtcaCATAAGTTGTTCAATTATCTTTAATACTACGCTTATTATCACCTTCTTAATAAttcaattcaaataaattatatgctatttttttttataaaacgttTTATTGGTAAGACAAAACCATTCACCCTCATTTATCATTTCCAACCCTCAGAATAGGCTCTATAAGCTGTCAATGACTCAGCATACCATCTGTGCGACAACTGAAGAATCTTAACCCTCGAGTTGAGATTCCCCTTTCTCCCCCAAATGGAATGAAAGATTCAATGAATCCTACCGATGTCAAGATTCACGTTTAATGTTTTGTTAACACAATGAGAAGATCAATGCATTATTCATCAGAGGGTTAAGTAAAGAGGCATTTGCCACCAGACTTAAGACGAATTATTAATCACCATATGGTGATAAAGCTTGGTTTACACATACTAAATGTATGTGTGTTGATAAAGCACAAAGTATTGATGGAGGATATGTAAATAGTGAAGGTCAAGTTACCGAACATACGGAACGCATTCGCATTTACGATATCTAATAAAATTGAAGCAACGTAAAGTTTGACAGCTATAACTAAATTCTTTATTCGATTTACGAATAACTGTCAAACTTTACTTTTTGACGCTTAAAGTCCAGAAAGCGTCAGCTGTTTTGACGGATGCAGCAAAATTAAATATAgtcattttttgttaaattcctTGAAATAACTATAATTTTCCGGAGTTTAGAAGTAAATATTAAACGCACAAGTCTGAATTAATCATTTAAGAGTTTTACTGTCGATACTAGTTTATTTTACGGTTACGAATACCTCATTTTCTCACATTTAGTTTCTGTTTTATTTCGATGTATAagcaataaaatatatcaatgggACAGTTACATAAACCATTGAAGCATACTTCTACCTAGGGGAACGAGCACTGAGCTCAAAGCAGGAAACTGGATCTCCGGGTCAAATAACACACCTTATAAACATAAACGTCATTAGAAGTATATGGTTCCAGGCAATGGGAAGACATACTCATGCACGGCTTTTGAAGGTTGCTGCTATTTTATTGGTTCTCATAGAACATTCCAATAATTAAAGGGAGGCTGAATTttgttccgagttccgagttccgtttaagctaaacggaactcggaaccataGGAAAGACAACAGGCAAAATATCTCATATGTCTAAAGCATATTGACCTATTTTAATTAAAACGATAGacaatttccttaaacggaactcagaactcggaaccaacttcagtcTCCCAAAATGGAATGCATATCAGAGGTTTTCCAATTTCAAAACAGTCCCCATTTATCCCATTCTACGCGTGTTTCATAATGGACAAATCCGATGTTACAAATTCCAAAGCTTTgggttatcgtttatgttttCACACCAGTATGTAAAAAACTACTGtgtctctgattggtcaactccaTCATCATTTGATTCCTATTGGCTTTTAGCATAGGTCTAATTTATATAACgcattttagttttaataacattgtatttactgtataacagCTAGTTGATATTCAAAGTAAGCATTCAACAACAGAATGGTGGTTCTCTATTCAGGTACTATGTTATATGGCGAAAAGATATTATGAATCATTGTATCGAATTTCCTTGAATGTATACGAGAAACAAATAATTACCACGTTATAATCAAGTTCCCCAATGCTAGACTattatttatcatgtttatttaaaCTCTATTCAGTTATTTTCGTATTTTTAAAAGACACTTGCTAAagtctttttcaaaatttgaaaactaaCTTATTCGAGTTCGATAAACAGACAGATTTTTATAACGCATGTTGATATAATACGAACACACATTATTTTCTCAATCAAAGCGATTTGTTAaccccatatacatgtatctgaacGTTTTCAGCAATAAATGTGATTGATAACAtaattacatggtatatataattatattttctaaaatataaGTTAAGTTTGTTCCCCTGTTTATTGACCAATGTATTTCTGCTAGACACATTGTTTGGAAACAAAATAATGTAAGGCAGTGGTTATTCCCATGCTAGTTATACCTGAAAAATAGCACCAATATATGAAGTTGTAAtaaaaataagacaaaaatatgtataatgctGCCACGTTTTATTTGTCTAATCCAACTGACACTATCGAGGTATTTACCCTACAACAGGCCCGTTATGATGGTTGTGATGGAGTTCAGCAGCGATATGCTGAAACGGAAAACGTCGagcattatatacatattatattataaacaaaagaCACACTGGTATTTACCtttggtatgtatatatatatctctggCGTAAATGTTTGTCAAAGGgttaaaaaattaaagaaaagattagtataatatatcttattactggtattatatataacctTTGTTATGCATATCGTTTGAGTTAAactatatttaaattttaaatactttaaaaataattatgtcttaATGATTATATCTACAAAGTTTCACATAACAATATAATTACAGGTATACTTACCGTCGACATGTAATGTAAGAAGACGTGCGTCTCAGCTGGTGACGAAATATCTGGGgaaaaacatcaacaatattCACTAAGgtataaattttgaaattacagAAAGTTTCTGCAAGGAACAAACGACATATTTTAgcgaaaatatatatatatggatttcTGCTTAAAATCTTACTTTTGTCAGTCAAAATACCAAACTGAATCCATGTTACCATATGATTGTGCGTTCttgaagtttgaaaattttgtaTTATCTTACGGAAATTTCGTGGAAAAACGAACCGATCAAAATCAGTTGAAAAATTCTTAAATTCATggaacatatataataataattgcaCACATATTATGCTAATCTTTTTAGTTTAAACGTATCTATTGTCAAAAGCGTATGACAAGGGTTAGGTTACAAGTTATAACAACTTAATAAAGGCCCtttcccaaaatgcaacaaagtaaatgcatacaaaaatatacatgtgttttagAGTGAGAaattaatgaaacatttttttcttaaaacttGCTTTTTGACTCAATGTAGTTTTATAcatgaataaataaatttgaattaatttcatCAGACAAATTTTCGCTTCCATTTAGCactaaatttatatcaatttgaataATGAAGTTTATCATGAAGCCAGATTAGTTGTTTCCATGTCTGATATTTAGCAGACATTCAAAAAAGTAGTGAAAAGTATTTTCACGTGGATATCCACATGGACAAGTTGGTTCTTCCATTAGTCCTACCCGAAAGAAGATTATATTATAATGGCCTACTTTGATAGTTGAATATGGTatgtaaaatattcatattttgtttgccTACATTGACATATTTAGAAGTGGGATTTTGTCAGTTTTGACCAGAGAGCAACGTTTGATTAAATGACCGAAGTGTAGGAAAAGACCTGGTTTCTAAATCTAAAGCATTCCATAAATATAGTGTTGATAAGAGAACAAAAAACGAATAGTCGATGATAGGCGTTAAAAAGATATTCGTTAATCTTCATCATTTTTCAGTACATATTGACTATGCTGACCTACTGTTGGTGGtaataatatgtataaatattcgGGAACAAGTTAATTATGCCTTTGATAAAAAAGAGAAAGTATACGACGTTTTTGTCTGACATAATTTTTCGAGACTCGTCTCAAAATATAAGGAATGGTTTCTAGTATACGATGGTAAACCAGTTATAATACTGGCTGCTTGTAATTGCATTATTACGCTTATCAACACCCCTGTTCCCTAAATGTAGTTTTGCAAACATTCCTATCTTAAGCTTAATTACTTGAAAATTCCTGGACtttacatattaaagagttagctcccttaccCATTATTCTGTGGGCGAGTTTCGCATCGTTTTCTTCGAAAAggatgacgttacgctcgcaaattAGTGACGTCACAGTTAATACCTACTCGCCAGGGCAGATACCTCAGTCTTTAATATGCTGAATATAACAACGGAAGAAGTTATAACTTACGTTCAACTAAGGCAAAGACCTTCGAGTAtccgacttgttctatataaggTGTCACTGTTCCATTCTCAGCCGCCTTAGCTAGATTCAACATCAGAGACTGATCTTCAGAAGATAACTGCTGAAAGGCAGCGTTACCGGTCATAGTATCGATGACGTTTTGGAGACTTCGTCGGCCGACCTGTTGATGTAATAAAAGGATTTATTTAgatcaatttcataatttttgtattgCTATTAGCACAAATATATTGTAATCGTTAAGGTAAAATGATATCATCTGTTTTACTAAAAGTATGAAGTTAATTTATTAttgctttatttatttaacCTTATGGATGCTCTCATAACCTACGATATGATAATTCAAAAGATGGAAAGAACCTACCGTTGGCATAGTTGTTGTTTCTTCCTGTCCGAGTTCCTATTAAAAGATAATCATACTGTCCATTAGATACAAATTTCGATTGCTCTTTAACCGAAGATCACATACAACGTGTAAAACTCAAAGAAGACCACATTTCATTTCAATCGTTTACTCCAATACAAAATAGCAAACAACTGGTTTCAACATTCCTGTCATACCGACCATGCTTTGTAATGGAACTCTCTAACGAGTAATTGAAAAGCGAATACATGCATTTAGTTCTACATAACGGCTGCGGTATAAAGACTGGACATTTTGAgcaatataaaattatcattcGCTCTGATTAACACAGGAAATAAATAACACTTTGGTATCGCCAAAAAAGTATTCCGTATTATCTTGCACATTCTTTTATTGTAAACTTAGTGCATATCTTATCATTTGAGAAGGTTTTCGTTTCAATAAATTTGTACTCGTGTTTAGTACTGTTCAATCACATGCCTAACCCTCACTAAATAATGTTTTGACATCATTTATCTGCCACGCAGATATAAgaaatgtttatatctaaaatattttctaaataaaaaaaaataatagagaaatataaatagtatatataaataccacAATGAGATATTTTTCAAACAGGTGAGCCTCCTGCTGGTTGATTCGATTCACATCTGCAATGGAATAGCAAGCTTAGTATTTCCAGTGGATTCTTTGTTTTCCATTGCTTTCGCATTGTCTTAATCTGACtcatttgtaacaataatagttATCTAATAAAGATATACTTCTTTCTGTTTCTGATTATTTTTCAATACAAACCGTTTATATCTTTTGTGAATATATCCTATAcaacatatctaaatataacaatatgCATAATTCAAATGGAGATATTCATATATGGCGCTACTATAAACTCGATTCTTTTCATTCAGTAAGGTCTAGAAGCAAAGATATGAAACAGCTTGTTTAAAAAATAGGAGTAGAAAAGTTAAGACCAATAAATCGTTACATAAAACATATGACACAGCAGATTTCGAGTGCGAAATACGTTAACGTTTAAAAATTTCGTCTTCAATACATACGGTCAAGGAACTGAAATACTCTATCAAGACCAATTCGGTCTACGTAGTGGGTGACAGTGTCAGTTTCAGCGGCTGCTATCAGTTCTACTAAAATGATCTTTTCCATCTCGGGTAATTGGTGGAATGTATCGCTGCGATGCATGGCCTGTAGGACCTGGAGAAAGTGGTCTTCTGGAGGGAATGTCGTATGGGCGGCACTCGCGAACGCCACAAGGGACGTCAACAGGGCAGGAAGAAGCATCATCTGAAATGTGACCGAAATAGTGACACTAAAAGCAAGTAAGTTTTTCAAAACTGGAAAATGTATTAAAGCTGAATGTATTAAGATATGATTCTGTTGCATGTTTCATCATTTTTAAAACTATACGCATTAAAGACATGTCGACAAAGGAAATATCTGACAACTGTCCATTATGGAATGTGAACTCGAAATCCGGATTATGAAAGCTAGGGGAAATTTGACCGGACGCCTTAATTACTCCCGTGGCCAATTTGATTTATTACTCCGCTGCAGATACTTATTAAGTATGTTCCCAAAACACgataacaaaaacatgacagCAGAAATAAttcttttgataattttattcactacatttgtaattgttGAGCGTTATTGCAGTATTATCTTGGTGTTTGAGTAATTCCGGTGTACTAACCCCTACTTAAGAGCTGGTAAGAGTGTCTATCTAAACCTGACATGCGCTTAAATGACTAAAAATATTAGCTCCACGTTTAATCAAACCAAATTTTAATTCATAGCACAATTGGTTCCAGATAAAGGACCAAATTACaatgcattttattttcatttcaaaacatataCTGAAGACAAATCAATTCgagtttaaaataatattgtttctatcacaaaataattttaaacacaTATGTAATTACTCatcttttttgtttaaaaagatTTACATTTATGTAGTTATCTATTTCTTTGATTTACAATGTGAATTTATATGGTTAAATACACAAAGAAAGTTCCATACAACTCACCTTGGTGTTTATTGTAGTTAGTCGACTCGAAAGTGAAGTCTTATCGTGGTCAGcctttatttatacatttataccgTGTTCTCTATCCTGACCACTTTAGTCGGAACCTAACATATGTTTAATTCACGAACCGTCCAGGATTCCGAAAAAAGCAAGTGTTCACGTGTGTCCCCACACCGTTGATTTCTCGCAATCACTTCAATCGTTGATACCCTCGAGGTACTATTTTACAAACCCATGTATTTATAGGCTGGGTTGAGCAGTGAACCAAAATCCGGATATATGCTAACATCAGTGATAAGGATATATCTGTCACGAAATTAATTAGGATAGTTGTCAGCGAAAGTACGTTAATAATCTCTCTCaatctttaatatataattatataccggCACCATATACAGGTAGACTAATACAGACAGCATTAATTAACATGATCAAATAGCGATAGGTTATCCAACATTTCAGATATCATTCCGAAATTGTCGTAAACAAGCAGTTTGTAACCTTTACCCCTTATACATTGTTTTACCAGGGTTAGCGTGTTCGAATCCAATACGGAGCAGTTGCCGACTTCTGACcgttggtcggtggttttctccGGGTTATACGGCTTTCTTCCGCCTCCTCAACCTGTTACGCCCTAAATTGATACTGACTGTTACTAGGACggtaaactaatcaaacaaaaccaaaacagTCATCACTAAAATCACAAATTTAGTAATGTTAGTAATCAAAACTTTACAAGTATTATGACTAAAGGTggttatttttgtaaataacaatttaacatcagtgatatagcattgaTTAGATGGTAAAAAAGACAATCTTCTCGTTAAAAAAAGGTGACAGGAAGTTGCGCTTGCTGTTCCGGTGTTGATTTTTGCCGATGTTCGTTTATTGTGCACGTCTTATTGTAATGTATTTGCACGCTATGTAAATTTAATCCATTATATGTTACTAAATGGTATTAATTCAATTTTGATGACAGTAAAAGTATTGTTTGGGATCGACGTTCTGTGTATCTGTCTCTAAAAATGAATTCGTATCGACCgaaatggtatttatttattgtcATAAATAACAACAGCAACGACAATtagttttttgtattttttctacTTTGCCACATTAAAAGAGTTCAAATtacaattaataattattaGGTAATGCGTTGATTCTATGATGGATTGAATCTgaaattcattttcattcaaTTGTGCTATTAGTTTAAATCAAAcgcaaaataaatatttgtaaaacgTATGTTGCTAAAGGAAAATTTCGATTTATTTATATGCACCATTAATCAAAATAGACATCAATGAttgaagttaattattttcTCTGTTAAAAACTCTATCTAACTTGAAAAATACCAACAAAGCAattcaataaatcaacaaagcTTATCTTCCAATTAGTCCATTGGTAGAGGATTCTGTTATCAACAAGTTTATCTGAAGGTCCGAAACAATTTTTATGGGATGATTTCAGCATTGCCATGCCGAAGTGTGACACTGTAAATAGACGTATTTTGACGTTCGAAATTTTTGGTGTTTTTGTATCATAATTGGGTGATTATGTGTTGAATGTTAGCGTTTTCATATACCTATTGTACTTATGTACAGATTTTCACACATTTCATGGAATGCAAAAACTCGAAACAGAGCCAAAgaagtacattatgtaaatgACATCGACTCGCTCCTCTCACTGTAATTAATAGTGAATAGATGAATCGATCTGtatcatattcaaatatatatataaatataagttgtCTACTTAATAAATACATTACTCTAGAGTTCACTTTCTAGATtatatagacaaaataaaatagaaGTAGACTTACACTACCAAAATAAAGAGTAAGAAAATAAAAGTCCAGCTTTGTATAACGACGTCATTTAATTAAGATGtatataaat
The DNA window shown above is from Argopecten irradians isolate NY chromosome 8, Ai_NY, whole genome shotgun sequence and carries:
- the LOC138329928 gene encoding uncharacterized protein — protein: MMLLPALLTSLVAFASAAHTTFPPEDHFLQVLQAMHRSDTFHQLPEMEKIILVELIAAAETDTVTHYVDRIGLDRVFQFLDHVNRINQQEAHLFEKYLIVELGQEETTTMPTVGRRSLQNVIDTMTGNAAFQQLSSEDQSLMLNLAKAAENGTVTPYIEQVGYSKVFALVEHISSPAETHVFLHYMSTHIAAELHHNHHNGPVVG